In the genome of Bradyrhizobium arachidis, one region contains:
- a CDS encoding outer membrane protein, translating to MKKILLALTAVAAMTGSASAADLAARPYVKAPVAAPVANWTGFYIFGGGGGGLSNSDQRVQTTVGAVPLTIDQRQGGSGWFGTVGLGYDWQFNSTWVAGVFADGQFGSIRATIQDPIAGITGSQKLEDSWAAGVRLGWLVAPNVLTYVNGGYSGAHFGSTNFLTLAGAPAGIHLNGYNRNGWFVGGGVENSLNFFGISSPGWFMKTEYRSAFYNAKTQNELFDAGNVLVGRDIRANSWNQTISTSLVYRFNWTGPVVAKY from the coding sequence ATGAAGAAGATTTTGCTCGCTCTGACCGCTGTTGCGGCAATGACCGGTTCGGCCTCGGCGGCCGACCTTGCTGCGCGCCCCTACGTGAAGGCCCCGGTTGCGGCTCCCGTCGCCAACTGGACCGGCTTCTACATCTTCGGCGGCGGCGGCGGCGGCCTCTCGAACTCCGACCAGCGCGTCCAGACCACGGTCGGCGCCGTTCCGCTGACGATCGACCAGCGCCAGGGCGGCTCGGGCTGGTTCGGCACCGTCGGCCTCGGCTATGACTGGCAGTTCAACAGCACCTGGGTCGCCGGCGTGTTCGCCGATGGTCAGTTCGGCAGCATCCGCGCCACCATCCAGGATCCGATCGCTGGCATCACCGGCAGCCAGAAGCTTGAAGACTCCTGGGCCGCTGGTGTGCGCCTCGGCTGGCTGGTTGCTCCGAACGTCCTCACCTACGTCAACGGCGGCTACTCCGGCGCTCACTTCGGCAGCACCAATTTCCTGACGCTGGCGGGCGCTCCGGCTGGCATCCACCTCAACGGCTACAACCGCAACGGTTGGTTCGTCGGTGGCGGCGTCGAGAACAGCCTGAACTTCTTCGGCATTTCTTCGCCCGGCTGGTTCATGAAGACCGAATATCGTTCGGCCTTCTACAACGCCAAGACCCAGAACGAGCTGTTCGACGCCGGCAACGTGCTGGTTGGCCGCGACATCCGCGCCAACAGCTGGAACCAGACGATCTCGACCTCGCTGGTCTACCGCTTCAACTGGACCGGCCCGGTCGTTGCCAAGTACTGA
- the parE gene encoding DNA topoisomerase IV subunit B — MSKQLKTKGKDDLFGGNEPKARQIAAKPAPRASGGEADYTAADIEVLEGLEPVRRRPGMYIGGTDEKALHHLFAEVIDNSMDEALAGHATFIGVELSADGYLTVTDNGRGIPVDPHPKFPKKSALEVIMCTLHSGGKFDSKVYETSGGLHGVGISVVNALSSHLEVEVARGQKLYRMTFERGHPKGKLEDLGKINNRRGTRTRFKPDTDIFGAKAAFKPQRLFKMTRSKAYLFGGVEIRWNCAPELLKGVEDVPAEATFHFPGGLKDYLAAAIHADTLVHPDIFSGKSGRNGSHGACEWAVAWTADADGFLSSYTNTVPTPDGGTHESGLRSALLRGLKDHAERVGQGKRASSITSEDVMVGAAVMLSVFVREPEFQGQTKDRLATAEAQRIVEQAMKDPFDHWLSGNPNMANRLLDFVIDRAEERLRRRQEKETARKTAGKKLRLPGKLADCTDAGTEGSELFIVEGDSAGGSAKQARDRKTQAVLPLRGKILNVASAGKDKLTANAQLSDLVQAIGCGQLLHYREEDLRYQRIIIMTDADVDGAHIASLLITFFYRQMPRLIDEGHLFLAVPPLYKLTHGSKSVYARDDAHKEALLKSEFNANAKVEVNRFKGLGEMMPAQLKETTMDPSKRTLLKVVLLADDRDTTADSVERLMGTKAEARFAFISDKAEFASEELLDV, encoded by the coding sequence ATGTCCAAGCAATTGAAAACAAAAGGCAAAGACGATTTATTCGGCGGCAACGAGCCGAAAGCGCGTCAGATCGCCGCGAAGCCGGCTCCGCGCGCGAGCGGTGGCGAGGCCGATTACACCGCCGCCGACATCGAGGTGCTCGAGGGCCTGGAGCCAGTGCGGCGTCGGCCCGGCATGTATATCGGCGGCACCGACGAGAAGGCGCTGCATCACCTCTTCGCCGAAGTCATCGACAACTCGATGGACGAGGCGCTGGCCGGACACGCGACCTTCATCGGAGTCGAACTGAGCGCCGACGGGTACCTGACCGTCACCGACAACGGCCGCGGCATCCCCGTCGATCCGCATCCGAAGTTCCCGAAGAAGTCGGCGCTCGAAGTCATCATGTGCACGCTGCATTCGGGCGGCAAGTTCGACTCCAAGGTCTATGAGACATCGGGCGGTCTGCACGGCGTCGGCATCTCCGTGGTGAACGCCCTCTCCTCGCATCTCGAGGTCGAGGTCGCGCGCGGCCAGAAACTCTATCGCATGACGTTCGAGCGCGGGCACCCGAAGGGCAAGCTCGAGGATCTCGGCAAGATCAACAACCGCCGCGGCACGCGCACGCGCTTCAAGCCCGACACCGACATCTTTGGCGCCAAGGCCGCGTTCAAGCCGCAGCGCCTGTTCAAGATGACGCGCTCCAAGGCCTATCTGTTCGGCGGCGTCGAGATCCGCTGGAACTGCGCGCCCGAACTGCTCAAGGGCGTCGAGGACGTTCCGGCCGAAGCCACATTCCACTTCCCCGGCGGCCTCAAGGACTATCTTGCCGCCGCGATCCACGCCGACACGCTGGTGCATCCCGACATCTTCTCCGGCAAGTCGGGCCGCAACGGCTCGCATGGCGCCTGCGAATGGGCCGTGGCCTGGACCGCGGATGCCGACGGCTTCCTGTCGTCTTACACCAACACGGTGCCGACACCGGATGGCGGCACGCACGAATCCGGCCTGCGCAGCGCGCTGCTGCGCGGCCTGAAGGATCACGCCGAGCGCGTCGGCCAGGGCAAGCGCGCCTCGTCCATCACGTCCGAAGACGTGATGGTGGGCGCGGCCGTGATGCTGTCGGTGTTCGTGCGCGAGCCGGAATTCCAGGGCCAGACCAAGGATCGTCTGGCCACCGCCGAGGCGCAGCGCATCGTCGAGCAGGCGATGAAGGATCCGTTCGACCATTGGCTGTCGGGCAATCCGAACATGGCCAACCGGCTGCTCGACTTCGTGATCGACCGCGCCGAGGAGCGGCTGCGCCGGCGACAGGAAAAGGAAACCGCGCGGAAAACCGCAGGCAAGAAGCTGCGCCTGCCCGGCAAGCTCGCCGACTGCACCGATGCCGGCACCGAAGGCTCCGAGCTCTTCATCGTCGAGGGCGACTCGGCGGGCGGCAGCGCAAAGCAGGCCCGCGACCGCAAGACGCAAGCGGTGCTGCCGCTGCGCGGCAAGATCCTCAACGTCGCCTCCGCCGGCAAGGACAAGCTGACGGCGAACGCCCAGCTCTCCGATCTCGTGCAGGCGATCGGCTGCGGCCAGCTCTTGCATTACCGCGAAGAGGATCTGCGATATCAGCGCATCATCATCATGACCGACGCCGACGTCGACGGCGCGCACATTGCTTCGCTGCTGATCACGTTCTTCTACCGGCAGATGCCGCGGCTGATCGACGAGGGCCACCTCTTCCTCGCCGTGCCGCCGCTCTACAAGCTGACGCACGGCTCGAAGTCGGTCTACGCCCGCGATGACGCGCACAAGGAAGCGCTGCTCAAGAGCGAGTTCAACGCCAACGCCAAGGTCGAGGTGAACCGCTTCAAAGGTCTTGGCGAGATGATGCCGGCGCAGCTCAAGGAAACCACCATGGATCCGAGCAAGCGGACGCTGCTGAAGGTGGTGCTGCTCGCCGACGACCGCGACACCACCGCGGATTCGGTGGAGCGCCTGATGGGAACCAAGGCCGAGGCGCGCTTTGCCTTCATCTCCGACAAGGCCGAATTCGCGAGCGAGGAGCTGCTGGACGTCTGA
- a CDS encoding DedA family protein codes for MEQFAHALADFVRAHQAWAAPIVFLLAFGESLAFISLLIPAWGALVAIGALIGASGISFYPVWIAGGLGAALGDWVSYWFGYRYKEQVAQMWPLSRYPELLPRGEAFVRSWGVPSIFIGRFFGPLRASVPLAAGIFEMPYWSFQAANFISALIWAAALLLFGDVMAKLMEWLWRLF; via the coding sequence ATGGAGCAGTTTGCGCACGCCCTGGCCGACTTCGTGCGCGCTCACCAGGCCTGGGCTGCCCCGATCGTGTTCCTGCTCGCCTTCGGCGAGTCGCTGGCTTTCATCTCGCTGCTGATCCCGGCCTGGGGCGCTCTGGTGGCGATCGGCGCGCTGATCGGGGCGAGCGGGATCAGCTTCTATCCGGTCTGGATCGCCGGCGGCCTCGGGGCGGCGCTCGGCGACTGGGTCTCCTACTGGTTCGGTTATCGATACAAGGAGCAGGTCGCGCAGATGTGGCCGCTCTCGCGCTATCCGGAACTCTTGCCAAGGGGCGAGGCCTTCGTGCGCAGCTGGGGCGTGCCCAGCATCTTCATCGGCCGCTTCTTCGGGCCCTTGCGTGCCTCGGTGCCGCTCGCGGCCGGCATCTTCGAGATGCCGTATTGGAGCTTTCAGGCCGCCAATTTCATCTCTGCACTGATCTGGGCGGCGGCGCTGCTGCTGTTCGGCGACGTGATGGCCAAGCTGATGGAATGGCTCTGGCGCCTGTTCTGA
- a CDS encoding MBL fold metallo-hydrolase translates to MVCDGVATVNLTDNYAAGASKDDINKIFAENHLPTDKVTHTFNPVVVNTGPKLVVIDTGLGPDQFTQTKGKVGQFHNNLAAASIDRAAVDTVIISHFHGDHINGLLAAENKPAFPNAEIMVPATEWKFWMDDGEMSKGTGNPILEGNFKNIRRVFDALGRKVTQYESGKEVAPGITSVASPGHTPGHNSFIVASGAEKVLVQVDITAGAAFLFVRHPEWNIASDVDKPLARETRRKLYDMAIAEKMPIQAFHAAFPGLVRVEKEKDGSGYRWIPSIWNASL, encoded by the coding sequence GTGGTCTGCGACGGCGTCGCCACCGTCAACCTGACTGACAATTACGCGGCCGGCGCCAGCAAGGACGACATCAACAAGATCTTCGCGGAAAACCATCTGCCGACGGACAAGGTCACGCACACCTTCAATCCGGTCGTCGTCAACACCGGGCCGAAGCTCGTCGTCATCGACACCGGTCTCGGACCCGACCAGTTCACGCAGACGAAAGGCAAGGTCGGCCAGTTCCACAACAACCTCGCGGCCGCCAGCATCGACCGCGCGGCGGTCGACACCGTCATCATCTCCCACTTCCACGGCGACCACATCAACGGCCTGCTCGCGGCCGAGAACAAGCCCGCCTTCCCCAACGCCGAGATCATGGTGCCGGCGACAGAATGGAAGTTCTGGATGGACGACGGCGAGATGAGCAAGGGGACGGGCAATCCGATCCTCGAGGGCAACTTCAAGAACATCCGCCGCGTGTTCGATGCGCTCGGCCGCAAGGTCACGCAATACGAGTCCGGCAAGGAGGTTGCGCCCGGCATCACCTCGGTGGCGAGCCCCGGCCACACGCCCGGCCATAACTCCTTCATCGTCGCCTCCGGCGCGGAGAAGGTGCTGGTGCAGGTCGACATCACCGCTGGCGCGGCGTTCCTGTTCGTGAGGCATCCCGAATGGAACATCGCCTCCGACGTCGACAAGCCGCTGGCGCGGGAGACGCGGCGCAAGCTCTACGACATGGCGATCGCCGAGAAGATGCCAATCCAGGCCTTCCATGCCGCCTTCCCCGGTCTCGTCCGCGTCGAGAAGGAAAAGGACGGCTCGGGCTATCGCTGGATCCCGTCGATCTGGAACGCTTCGCTGTAA
- a CDS encoding FMN-binding negative transcriptional regulator: protein MYTPPFFKQDRAASLKFAEERGFGTMCAFDGHKPVASPLPFYLTYAADGTPQAAFHVARHNPLLKLAGGDASWLLAVNGPDAYVSPDWYVSPDQVPTWLYQSVHLSGPVRLLSGDELSVQIDTLSDKFENWLLPKKPWTSAKMTAGRLEALKKGIVGLVMMVEEVEGSFKLNQHKSDADYTAIANALGAQPAADAREIAQLMQDVRPEAFVNETNMLERSAP from the coding sequence ATGTACACGCCACCATTTTTCAAGCAGGACCGCGCCGCGAGCCTGAAATTCGCCGAGGAGCGCGGCTTCGGCACCATGTGCGCCTTCGACGGCCACAAACCGGTGGCCTCGCCGCTGCCGTTCTATCTGACCTATGCCGCCGACGGCACGCCGCAGGCCGCCTTTCATGTCGCCCGTCACAATCCGCTGCTAAAGCTTGCGGGCGGTGATGCCTCGTGGCTGCTCGCGGTCAACGGCCCCGATGCCTATGTATCGCCGGACTGGTACGTCTCGCCTGACCAGGTCCCGACCTGGCTGTACCAGTCGGTGCATCTGAGCGGGCCGGTGCGGCTGTTGTCGGGCGACGAGCTGTCGGTGCAGATCGATACGCTCAGCGACAAGTTCGAGAACTGGCTGCTGCCGAAGAAGCCCTGGACCTCGGCCAAGATGACGGCGGGCCGGCTCGAGGCGCTGAAGAAGGGGATCGTGGGTCTGGTCATGATGGTTGAAGAGGTTGAAGGCAGCTTCAAGCTCAACCAGCACAAGTCGGACGCCGACTATACGGCGATCGCCAATGCGCTCGGGGCACAGCCTGCTGCCGACGCCAGAGAGATCGCGCAATTGATGCAGGATGTGAGGCCGGAGGCCTTCGTGAACGAAACCAACATGCTCGAAAGGAGCGCGCCATGA
- the argC gene encoding N-acetyl-gamma-glutamyl-phosphate reductase has product MSLTETTKAPITGATKKPATVFVDGGSGTTGLGINERLKLQSDVVVKTIADDKRKDPAAKKALMEEVDLVILCLPDDAAKETVALVDSMGNSAPKVLDASTAYRVAPDWAYGFPELTPDQATKIKAANKVSNPGCYPTGGIALLRPIVDAGLLPSDYPVTVNAVSGFSGGGKSMIASFEDGSAPSFELYGLGFEHKHLPELQLYSNLTRRPIFIPSVGNYRQGMLVSIPLQLDTLPGRPGGADLQAAMAKRYAGSKYVKVMPLQNEATKGGRLEPEALNETNMLELYVFASDKYHQAVLVARLDNLGKGASGAAVQNMRLMLGLPEE; this is encoded by the coding sequence ATGAGCCTCACGGAAACCACGAAAGCCCCGATCACCGGCGCTACGAAGAAGCCGGCCACCGTCTTCGTCGACGGCGGCTCCGGCACCACCGGCCTTGGCATCAACGAGCGGCTGAAGCTCCAGAGCGACGTCGTGGTGAAGACCATTGCCGATGACAAGCGCAAGGACCCCGCGGCCAAGAAGGCGCTGATGGAAGAGGTGGACCTCGTCATCCTCTGCCTGCCCGACGATGCCGCCAAGGAAACTGTGGCGCTGGTTGACAGCATGGGCAATTCCGCGCCGAAGGTGCTGGACGCCTCGACTGCGTACCGGGTCGCGCCCGATTGGGCCTATGGCTTCCCCGAGCTGACGCCGGACCAGGCCACCAAGATCAAGGCCGCGAACAAGGTCTCCAATCCCGGCTGCTATCCGACCGGCGGCATCGCGCTGCTGCGGCCGATCGTCGATGCGGGTCTGCTGCCTTCCGATTATCCCGTCACCGTCAACGCGGTGAGCGGCTTTTCCGGCGGCGGCAAGTCGATGATCGCAAGCTTCGAGGACGGCAGCGCGCCGTCGTTCGAGCTCTACGGCCTCGGCTTCGAGCACAAGCATCTGCCGGAGCTGCAGCTCTATTCGAACCTGACGCGGCGGCCGATCTTCATCCCCTCGGTCGGCAATTACCGGCAGGGCATGCTGGTCTCGATCCCGCTGCAGCTCGACACGCTGCCGGGCAGGCCTGGTGGTGCCGACCTCCAAGCCGCGATGGCCAAGCGCTATGCCGGGTCGAAATACGTCAAGGTGATGCCGCTGCAGAACGAGGCGACCAAGGGCGGCCGGCTCGAGCCGGAGGCCCTCAACGAGACCAACATGCTCGAGCTCTACGTCTTCGCCAGCGACAAGTACCACCAGGCGGTGCTGGTCGCCCGGCTCGACAATCTCGGCAAGGGTGCCTCGGGTGCCGCCGTGCAGAACATGCGGCTGATGCTGGGATTGCCGGAGGAGTAG
- a CDS encoding outer membrane protein — protein sequence MNWKIASALGALSLAAFATEAGAADLAARPYTKAPPMIAAIYDWSGFYIGANGGYGTSRKCWDQTVGFAPGVSEGCHDATGAVAGGQVGYRWQSSTFVFGLEAQGDWADLSGRNTSTVLGVANRTRVDAFGLFTGQVGYAWNNALLYVKGGAAVTRDRYRGIGTGGLAGAEFDGADETRWGGTVGVGLEYGFAPNWSVGVEYDHLFMGRRDVTLSANGALAPVGTFSRTERIGQDVDLITARINYRFGGPVIAKY from the coding sequence ATGAATTGGAAGATTGCATCCGCGCTTGGCGCCCTCTCCCTGGCCGCCTTCGCGACCGAAGCCGGTGCCGCAGATCTCGCCGCCCGGCCCTACACCAAGGCGCCGCCGATGATCGCCGCGATCTACGACTGGAGCGGCTTCTATATCGGCGCCAACGGCGGTTACGGCACGTCACGCAAGTGCTGGGACCAGACGGTCGGCTTCGCCCCCGGCGTATCCGAAGGCTGCCATGATGCGACCGGCGCCGTTGCCGGCGGCCAGGTCGGCTACCGCTGGCAGAGCAGCACCTTCGTGTTCGGCCTCGAAGCCCAGGGCGACTGGGCCGATCTCTCTGGCCGGAATACGAGCACCGTGCTCGGCGTCGCCAACCGCACCCGCGTCGACGCCTTCGGCCTGTTCACCGGCCAGGTCGGCTACGCCTGGAATAACGCGCTGCTCTACGTGAAGGGCGGCGCCGCTGTCACCAGGGATCGTTACCGCGGCATCGGTACGGGCGGTCTGGCCGGAGCGGAGTTCGATGGCGCCGACGAGACCCGTTGGGGCGGCACCGTTGGCGTCGGCCTCGAATACGGCTTCGCCCCGAATTGGTCGGTCGGTGTCGAATACGACCACCTGTTCATGGGCCGCCGCGACGTCACCCTCAGCGCCAACGGAGCGCTGGCGCCTGTCGGCACGTTCTCGCGCACCGAGCGCATCGGCCAGGACGTCGACCTGATCACCGCCCGTATCAACTATCGGTTCGGCGGCCCGGTCATCGCGAAGTACTGA
- a CDS encoding ornithine carbamoyltransferase, with the protein MHHEANRDFLQFQDLGADTIRSIVDRAQVLAAAWRDRVMPQPLAGKRVGLIVDDGGWRNTTAFDLGIQAMGGICVHAPVRLNAAETTADLAKYLDNWFDILVVRTRELSALRELAASAEAPVINARTRSNHPCETLGDLAYVRSKRGHLDDLKVVGVAPDANILRSWGEASIALPIKVTQAYPSDWHVRDLASPNFTATTDLDALFDADVIITDCWPVGAQDDQLASYRISAATLNRCRPDVIFLPCPPVTRGQEVSADATSHPACQSPPAKAYLLHAQNALLEWTVA; encoded by the coding sequence ATGCATCACGAAGCCAACCGGGACTTTCTCCAGTTCCAGGACCTCGGCGCGGACACGATCAGATCGATCGTCGACCGCGCGCAAGTGCTCGCGGCGGCTTGGCGCGACCGCGTCATGCCGCAGCCGCTCGCCGGCAAGCGCGTCGGGCTCATCGTCGACGATGGCGGATGGCGCAATACCACCGCTTTCGACCTCGGCATCCAGGCGATGGGCGGCATCTGCGTCCATGCGCCGGTCAGGCTCAATGCCGCCGAGACCACCGCCGATCTCGCGAAATATCTCGACAATTGGTTCGACATCCTGGTCGTGCGGACACGAGAGCTGTCGGCCTTGCGAGAGCTCGCGGCCAGCGCCGAAGCGCCGGTCATCAATGCGAGAACGCGCTCGAACCATCCTTGCGAGACGCTCGGCGATCTCGCCTATGTCAGGAGCAAGCGAGGGCATCTCGACGATCTCAAGGTCGTTGGCGTAGCGCCCGATGCCAATATCCTTCGGTCCTGGGGTGAAGCCTCGATCGCGCTGCCGATCAAGGTGACCCAGGCCTATCCGTCGGACTGGCATGTCAGGGATCTCGCCAGCCCGAACTTCACCGCCACGACCGATCTCGACGCCTTGTTCGATGCGGACGTGATCATCACGGACTGCTGGCCTGTCGGAGCACAGGACGATCAACTGGCGAGCTACCGGATATCGGCCGCGACCCTGAACCGGTGCCGCCCCGACGTGATTTTCCTGCCCTGCCCGCCCGTGACCAGAGGTCAGGAGGTCAGCGCCGATGCGACGTCGCATCCGGCCTGCCAGAGCCCGCCGGCAAAGGCCTATCTCCTGCACGCGCAGAATGCGCTGCTCGAATGGACGGTCGCGTAA
- a CDS encoding MAPEG family protein: MTRELFWLTCTVILTGILWIPYTINRCQVRGLSGALANPSRGDKPQAEWANRLMFAHDNAVENLVLFAPLVLILNAIDYSSKWTVLACAVYFWSRVAHLIVYALGIPVFRTLAFTVGFLAQAVLVLAIFRVF, from the coding sequence ATGACGCGCGAATTGTTCTGGCTGACCTGTACGGTGATCCTGACCGGGATCCTCTGGATTCCCTACACCATCAATCGCTGCCAGGTTCGGGGGCTTAGCGGCGCCTTGGCCAACCCCTCGCGCGGCGACAAGCCGCAAGCCGAATGGGCGAACCGCCTAATGTTCGCCCATGACAACGCGGTCGAGAACCTCGTGCTGTTCGCACCCCTGGTGCTGATCCTGAACGCGATCGACTATTCCTCGAAATGGACCGTGCTCGCCTGCGCGGTCTATTTCTGGTCGCGCGTCGCGCATCTGATCGTCTATGCGCTCGGCATCCCGGTGTTCCGCACCCTCGCCTTTACCGTCGGCTTCCTGGCGCAGGCCGTGTTGGTGCTGGCAATCTTCAGGGTATTCTGA